Part of the Eshraghiella crossota genome is shown below.
CATGGAGTCGAAATCCATGTCCAGTAATTATCAGAGGTTACCTGAGTAATGGTAAGAGGTCCGTATCGTCTGGTATATTCGATTATTAAAGAATTGTAAGTGTCCCTGAGGGAAGAATATGTCATAAGGGAATCGGTATCTTTTGGGTGGGTATCCAGATATAGACCAAGGTCTGTAATTGCAAAACCATATTCCATGATTTTTTTCATAAGCTCTTTGCTGTCCATAATTTTATTATTCATTTTTTACACCCACACTTTCCGATGTAAGGTTTATCAAGCGCAGGGTAAATAGTTCCCTTTGTTAATGCAGTACAGATATCATAGGTAGGACAGTTAAACGGCTGATTGTGAACGAACGCAATTGCAAGATAATCACATTTGTCAGACATGTTATGACCGGTATTGTACATTTGCATGATTATAACCTTTCAAATATATTATATTACAGATTATGCGGAAGGGGGAAAAAGGTTAATGTCAGAATAAAAAGAAAAGAATAGTACAAAAACAAACAGGTGTCATAGACACCTGTTTGTAATAAGGATATATGTGGTTATCTCAGAGTTAAAACTCTAAATAAGAGGGGACAAAATGTTGAGAATTATCTCAACTCTTTATAAATAGAGTTTAATCTTAATCTGAATATTTTTCAATGTTTATTTATCGACAATAACGAACATCAAAATTTTGTAAATTGTCGAATTACATAAGGTTTTTAAATGTATACTCATATATATTCTGACATTCTGTTTTCCATTTGTTGCACATGGATTCGGCTAAGCCCTCGTCGGGAACGGCAAGAGTGAGTTCTATTAAAGGGGCGTTGTTTTCTTTAACAATACAATGTACGGCATAATCACCGTTTGTAGTTTTGTAATAGTCCGCAGTTGTATTGGCAGTCTGTTTAAGTTCATATCTGTTATCACGGAGAAAAGAGTCAATTTCGTTTTTTATGTCATCTGATATTTTACTGCCGAAGAAGTCTAGCATTTCTTTACCTTTCGGAGTTATGGAATAACTTGTATTACTGCTTGTTACAGATACATTAATCAGTTCATCCTCCTGAAGATTACTTATTATAGTAAGTACCGTAGGATAATCGGTATAACCATTATTGGTAAAAAAATCCATTATTGTGGCATTTGTTAAAGAAAAATCTACCTTATTCAACATATATAAAGTCATTAATTTGTATAATATAGCTGCTTCAACTGCCATGTCTGTATTCCTTTCCTTGGTATGTATTTCTGTTCTTGAATTCATGGGATATATTATTAAGAACATTTTTTTTATCAGCACTCCACGTCGGAGCAATAAGCAGATTTTTGGGACCGTCACCTGTGACTCTGTGGATAACAAAATGGGGTGGAAGTATTTCAATCATATCAACAACGGTCTTTACATATTCCGCCAAAGACAGCTCTTTGAACTTTGAAGAATAATAATCATCTGCAAGGTCAGTATTTTTTAATATATGTAGAAGCTGTATCTTAACACCATTAATATTAAGGTGGGAAAGATATTTTGCACAGGCAAGGTTATCGTTCGCATTTTCACCCGGCAGCCCCACTATAACATGGACTACAACAGGAATATCCACGGCGTTAAGCCTTGCAACGGCATCCTCAAAAACAGCAAGCGGATAACCCCGCCTTATATATCGGGCAGTGGTTTCGTTAATTGTCTGAAGACCAAGCTCAATCCATACCGGCTTTATGCGGTTAAGTTCTGCTAACAGTTCAATTTTATCATCTTCAAGACAGTCAGGTCTTGTTGCAATGGATAAACCACATATTCTGTTATCCTGTATGGCTTCCGTAAATATTTTTTTTAGTCTGTCAACGGGAGCATACGTATTGGTAAAGGCTTGAAAATATGCGATATAACTGTCTCCTGCGTATTTTTTTGAAATCTTTTCAATTCCATAATCTATCTGATTTTTAACAGACAGCAAAGAAGAGGAGGCGAAATCACCGGAGCCTCCTTCACTGCAAAAAATGCATCCTCCGGTGCCGATACGCCCGTCCCTGTTAGGACAGGACATACCGGCATTGAGGGATATTTTGTATACTTTATGGCCAAATAATTCTTTGTAATAATCATTGACTGAATAATAATAGCCGTTCATTTTAGCGGATATTGTCTTTTACTGCTTTGCTTACAACGTCTGCGACTCTTGGGTCAAATGCCTCAGGGAGAATGTTGTTCTCATTAAGGTCTTTTTCATCAACAAGACTTGCGATGGCGTTAGCGGCAGCTAACTTCATATCTTCTGTTATCTGTGCAGCTCTTCCTTCCAAAGCACCTTTAAAGATTCCCGGAAAAGCAACAACGTTATTAACCTGGTTAGGAAAATCACTTCTGCCTGTTCCGACGATTTTAGCACCGGCAGCCTTAGCTTTGTCAGGCATGATTTCAGGAACAGGGTTAGCCATGGCAAAAAGAATGGAATCCTTATTCATGGAAGCAACCATTTCTTCCGTAACAATGTTAGGTGCGGAAACACCAACAAAAATATCTGCACCTTTAAGTGCATCAGCAAGGGAACCGTGTTTCTTTTCAAGGTTGGTAACCTCTGTCATTTTTTTCTGCATCCAGTTAAGACCTTCAGAGTCAGAGGAAAGAATACCTGATTTGTCACACATGGTAATATGTTTAAAACCATATGTAAGCAGAAGCTTTGTGATTGCAACGCCTGCGGAACCTGCACCATTGACAACGACTTTACATTCTTCTTTTTTCTTGCCTGTAACTTTAAGGGCATTAATGATACCTGCCAGAACAACAATTGCGGTACCGTGCTGGTCATCATGGAAAACAGGTATATCAAGTAATGCTTTAAGTCTTTCCTCAATTTCAAAACACCTTGGAGCTGAAATATCCTCAAGGTTAATGCCGCCGAATGCAGGCGCTATATTGATAACTGTTTTGATAATTTCTTCCGTGTCCTGAGTATCAAGGCAGATTGGAACTGCGTTTACATTACCGAATTCTTTAAAAAGAACTGCCTTGCCCTCCATAACAGGCATGGCTGCGTATGGTCCTATATTACCGAGCCCCAGTACGGCACTTCCATCTGAAACAACGGCAACGGTGTTAGATTTGATTGTGTATTTATATGCCTGTTCTTTATCTTTTGCTATGACTTTACATGGTTCTGCAACACCCGGAGTATATGCAAGGGCAAGATCTTCCCTTGTGCGGATTGCACACTTGCTTACTGTTTCGAGTTTGCCATGCCATTTTTCGTGAAGCATAAGAGCTTTTTCATTGTTTGTCATTTTATTCATCCTTTTCTTATTACATTTTAATCAATTTATAACTTATTGTATCACGCAATTTTTTTTAAGTAAATAAAGACTTTACATTGATGTTTATCTGGTTGTATAATCATTTCTATCTGGATGATCTGATTATTCTGAATACCCCCAACAATTAAGATGAATATTATAGGGTAATGACAATAATGGAAAGGAATGGCATGATACATATTTATGGATAATATGTACATACTGATTATTTGATGATAATGAAAGAAAAGCTTCAGACTTTACCACTTACAACATTGAGGGAAATTGCTAAAGATAAGAATATTAAGGGGACCAGCACGATGAAGAAGGCAGAACTTATTGAAGCATTGCTTGCACTTCCTGAGAATGAGTCAGGAAATGACAGGAATGACAGAAGCGATAAGCATACAGTTAAGACCGGTACAAGCGATGATACTGTGAAACAGGAATATGATCCCGAACTTGTGGACACTTCATCGGAAGCTAACGGAATACTTGAGGTACTTGCGGAAGGTTATGGATTTATAAGATGTGCCAATTATCTTCCGGGAGAAAATGACGTATATGTGTCACCTGCTCAGATTAAGAGATTCGGACTTAAGACAGGTGACGTTATTATAGGTAATAAGAAGATTAAGAACCAGGGAGAAAAGTTCAGTGCTCTTCTTTATATAAAATCAGTCAACGGTTATTCCGTTGCTGAGGTGATGAGAAGACCTTCTTTTGAGAAGCTTA
Proteins encoded:
- a CDS encoding spore coat protein CotJB, giving the protein MNNKIMDSKELMKKIMEYGFAITDLGLYLDTHPKDTDSLMTYSSLRDTYNSLIIEYTRRYGPLTITQVTSDNYWTWISTPWPWEGAC
- a CDS encoding spore coat associated protein CotJA, with the protein product MQMYNTGHNMSDKCDYLAIAFVHNQPFNCPTYDICTALTKGTIYPALDKPYIGKCGCKK
- a CDS encoding DUF4364 family protein — translated: MAVEAAILYKLMTLYMLNKVDFSLTNATIMDFFTNNGYTDYPTVLTIISNLQEDELINVSVTSSNTSYSITPKGKEMLDFFGSKISDDIKNEIDSFLRDNRYELKQTANTTADYYKTTNGDYAVHCIVKENNAPLIELTLAVPDEGLAESMCNKWKTECQNIYEYTFKNLM
- a CDS encoding TIGR01212 family radical SAM protein (This family includes YhcC from E. coli K-12, an uncharacterized radical SAM protein.), with the translated sequence MNGYYYSVNDYYKELFGHKVYKISLNAGMSCPNRDGRIGTGGCIFCSEGGSGDFASSSLLSVKNQIDYGIEKISKKYAGDSYIAYFQAFTNTYAPVDRLKKIFTEAIQDNRICGLSIATRPDCLEDDKIELLAELNRIKPVWIELGLQTINETTARYIRRGYPLAVFEDAVARLNAVDIPVVVHVIVGLPGENANDNLACAKYLSHLNINGVKIQLLHILKNTDLADDYYSSKFKELSLAEYVKTVVDMIEILPPHFVIHRVTGDGPKNLLIAPTWSADKKNVLNNISHEFKNRNTYQGKEYRHGS
- a CDS encoding NAD(P)-dependent malic enzyme, with amino-acid sequence MTNNEKALMLHEKWHGKLETVSKCAIRTREDLALAYTPGVAEPCKVIAKDKEQAYKYTIKSNTVAVVSDGSAVLGLGNIGPYAAMPVMEGKAVLFKEFGNVNAVPICLDTQDTEEIIKTVINIAPAFGGINLEDISAPRCFEIEERLKALLDIPVFHDDQHGTAIVVLAGIINALKVTGKKKEECKVVVNGAGSAGVAITKLLLTYGFKHITMCDKSGILSSDSEGLNWMQKKMTEVTNLEKKHGSLADALKGADIFVGVSAPNIVTEEMVASMNKDSILFAMANPVPEIMPDKAKAAGAKIVGTGRSDFPNQVNNVVAFPGIFKGALEGRAAQITEDMKLAAANAIASLVDEKDLNENNILPEAFDPRVADVVSKAVKDNIR